A genome region from Thermococcus gorgonarius includes the following:
- a CDS encoding MFS transporter, with amino-acid sequence MGQRDKKVFGISWNVFVLGLVSFLNDMSSEMINPVIPKYLTDVLGTGELLGGTLMGAIESLSSLFKVAFGYISDRFRRRKVFIFAGYTLSTFSKGALAFTKHWWDFLSLRVLDRVGKGIRTAPRDALIAESSEKGKTGKSFGFHRMMDTMGAVAGPLVGIGLLYLMRGIEIERAYRYLFLAAAVPGLLSLLIIVLLVKDRGREVRKKIAGVSALKSRNLRLFLLVIAVGALGRYSYAFTLWKAGELGYSLKGEMAFYALFNLMYALSAYPIGVYSDRVGKKRLITAGFLISALASLAFAYARGFGTLVLAFLLYGIYIAIEDTIPRAYMADLAKDFEKGTVIGAYHTVFGIFVFPASVIAGWLWQSYSLTYSFLYAALMNLLAFVMMFLIRDKN; translated from the coding sequence ATGGGTCAAAGAGATAAGAAGGTCTTCGGAATCAGCTGGAACGTCTTCGTCCTCGGCCTTGTAAGCTTCCTCAACGACATGAGCAGCGAGATGATAAACCCGGTGATCCCGAAGTACCTGACCGACGTTCTGGGAACTGGTGAACTCTTGGGCGGAACCCTGATGGGTGCCATAGAGAGCCTCAGCTCACTGTTCAAGGTGGCCTTTGGGTACATCAGCGACCGGTTCAGGCGGAGAAAGGTCTTCATCTTTGCCGGCTACACCCTCTCGACCTTCTCAAAGGGTGCCCTGGCGTTTACAAAGCACTGGTGGGACTTCTTAAGCTTGAGGGTTCTCGACCGCGTCGGGAAGGGGATTAGAACGGCCCCTAGGGATGCCCTCATAGCGGAATCTTCCGAGAAGGGGAAGACTGGGAAGTCGTTTGGCTTCCACAGGATGATGGACACCATGGGGGCAGTAGCTGGCCCGCTGGTTGGCATAGGACTGCTCTACCTCATGCGCGGGATTGAAATCGAGAGGGCCTACCGCTACCTCTTCTTGGCTGCTGCGGTTCCGGGTCTCCTTTCCCTCCTGATAATCGTTCTCCTCGTTAAGGACAGGGGAAGAGAGGTCAGAAAGAAGATAGCCGGGGTCTCAGCGCTGAAAAGCCGGAACCTTCGCCTGTTCCTCCTAGTGATAGCGGTGGGTGCCCTCGGCAGGTACAGCTACGCCTTCACCCTCTGGAAGGCTGGAGAGCTGGGCTACTCCCTCAAAGGTGAGATGGCCTTCTACGCGCTCTTCAACCTCATGTACGCCCTCTCGGCTTACCCGATAGGGGTTTACTCTGACAGGGTGGGCAAGAAGAGGCTCATTACGGCCGGCTTTCTGATTTCGGCGTTGGCATCGCTGGCGTTTGCCTACGCCCGGGGATTTGGAACCCTTGTCTTAGCGTTCCTCCTCTACGGGATCTACATAGCGATTGAAGACACCATTCCAAGGGCGTACATGGCTGACCTCGCAAAGGACTTCGAGAAGGGCACTGTGATAGGGGCCTACCACACGGTCTTCGGGATCTTCGTCTTTCCTGCCTCTGTGATAGCGGGCTGGCTCTGGCAGAGCTATTCCCTGACTTACTCCTTCCTCTACGCGGCGTTGATGAACCTTCTCGCTTTTGTCATGATGTTCTTGATCAGGGATAAAAACTGA
- a CDS encoding ABC transporter ATP-binding protein: MNVVIEAKNLTKRYGDFTAVDGISFEVKQGEIFGFLGPNGAGKTTTVRMLSTLTSITSGEAYVNGYDVKKEKKAVKKTIGVVQDVSNLYDELTVEENLRFLAKLYDAPMENVSRLIKDFNLPAKRKFGKLSSGYKRRATIVAALIHEPPVLFLDEPTVALDVQSANLVRNMIQLLNKEGKTIFLTTHNMTEAETLPHRIAIINRGKIVAVGKRSELRKLVGKGIKVRFRVEPLSNRFLRFLEPYSPKPDGETLVVTVEDPDAFLEEFWELKRELGFRILHLSTELPSIEEVFLQLTDNNEDREKPCACGGCPL; the protein is encoded by the coding sequence GTGAATGTTGTAATAGAAGCAAAGAACCTCACCAAGCGCTACGGGGACTTCACGGCAGTCGATGGGATAAGCTTCGAAGTAAAGCAGGGGGAGATATTCGGCTTTCTCGGGCCGAACGGCGCCGGGAAGACGACAACCGTCAGGATGCTCTCAACACTCACATCGATAACCAGCGGGGAGGCCTACGTCAACGGATACGACGTGAAGAAGGAGAAGAAGGCCGTTAAGAAAACCATCGGCGTCGTCCAGGATGTCTCGAACCTCTACGACGAGCTGACCGTCGAGGAGAACCTCCGCTTCTTGGCCAAACTCTACGACGCTCCTATGGAGAACGTTTCAAGGCTGATAAAGGACTTCAACCTCCCGGCGAAGAGGAAGTTCGGAAAGCTCAGCTCGGGCTACAAGCGGAGGGCCACCATTGTGGCGGCATTAATCCACGAGCCGCCGGTTCTCTTCCTCGATGAGCCGACGGTGGCTTTAGACGTCCAGTCGGCTAACCTCGTCAGAAATATGATCCAACTCCTCAACAAGGAAGGAAAAACGATATTCCTCACAACCCACAACATGACCGAGGCGGAAACGCTGCCTCATAGGATAGCCATAATAAACAGGGGAAAAATCGTGGCTGTTGGGAAGCGCAGCGAGCTGAGGAAGCTCGTCGGAAAGGGCATTAAGGTGCGCTTCCGCGTTGAACCTCTGAGCAACCGGTTTCTCCGCTTCCTCGAGCCATACTCGCCGAAGCCCGACGGAGAGACGCTCGTGGTGACCGTTGAAGACCCGGACGCTTTTCTGGAGGAGTTCTGGGAACTCAAGAGGGAGCTCGGCTTCAGGATCCTGCACCTCTCTACCGAGCTTCCGAGCATAGAGGAAGTCTTCCTCCAGCTTACAGACAACAATGAAGATCGCGAGAAGCCCTGCGCCTGTGGGGGGTGTCCGCTGTGA
- a CDS encoding ABC transporter permease: MKVVPIIAKELKEYMFKPGSISWGLVFPIVFSLAFIVRFGDIDHLAPGLVSISALFATTSFVASSLIFERRLKTFERLLLAPISYGEIILAKVLVGALFGLMVSAITLTLVRYFMVYSVWNWPLTLLGILLANLAFSALGVYISLVVENPINVMTWLNVIRLPMMFTSGAIASLTLFPKWFMAIGLITPMTYSVDALRYSLLGYYDVIAPLYSLPLLLFMTLLFMLLSVRSLRRMY; the protein is encoded by the coding sequence GTGAAGGTAGTCCCAATAATCGCCAAGGAGCTCAAGGAGTACATGTTCAAGCCCGGCTCGATAAGCTGGGGCCTAGTGTTCCCGATAGTGTTCAGCTTAGCTTTCATAGTCCGCTTCGGCGACATCGACCACCTTGCCCCGGGTCTCGTCAGCATCTCGGCCCTCTTCGCAACGACGTCGTTCGTGGCATCCTCACTCATCTTCGAGAGGAGGTTAAAGACCTTTGAGAGGCTTCTGCTGGCCCCAATAAGCTACGGTGAAATAATCCTTGCCAAGGTTTTAGTCGGAGCCCTCTTCGGCCTCATGGTGAGCGCGATAACTCTGACCCTCGTCAGGTACTTCATGGTCTACTCCGTCTGGAACTGGCCGCTGACGTTGCTCGGAATCCTCCTGGCCAACCTCGCCTTCTCTGCCCTCGGTGTCTACATCTCGCTCGTCGTCGAGAACCCGATAAACGTGATGACCTGGCTCAACGTGATAAGGCTGCCGATGATGTTCACAAGCGGTGCCATAGCCTCGCTTACGCTCTTTCCGAAGTGGTTCATGGCGATAGGTTTGATAACGCCGATGACGTACTCCGTCGATGCCCTTAGGTATTCGCTCCTCGGCTACTATGACGTTATAGCCCCACTCTATTCGCTGCCGTTGCTCCTCTTCATGACGCTGCTCTTCATGCTCCTCTCGGTCAGATCGCTCAGAAGAATGTATTGA
- a CDS encoding MogA/MoaB family molybdenum cofactor biosynthesis protein, producing MGVKDHKETAPKKFRFAVITISDTASRGEKEDASGKFLVEELERAGHEKVLYKIVPDEKMEIVGAIVDAFHAGADVVVTSGGTGITSRDITIESVRPLFDKELSFGEIFRLASYEEIGTAAIMTRATGGIIRSSGKVMAVFCLPGSLGAAKTGIKIILNEAGHVLKHGRE from the coding sequence ATGGGCGTTAAGGATCACAAGGAAACGGCTCCCAAAAAGTTCAGGTTTGCAGTTATAACCATCAGCGATACGGCCAGCAGAGGGGAAAAGGAAGACGCAAGCGGAAAGTTTCTGGTTGAAGAGCTCGAGAGGGCCGGTCATGAGAAGGTGCTCTACAAAATCGTTCCGGACGAGAAAATGGAAATAGTAGGAGCCATCGTGGATGCCTTCCACGCTGGAGCTGACGTGGTGGTAACGTCGGGGGGCACGGGGATAACAAGCAGAGATATAACTATAGAGAGCGTTAGACCGCTCTTCGATAAGGAGCTGTCCTTTGGGGAGATCTTCCGGCTGGCCAGCTACGAGGAAATAGGTACGGCGGCGATAATGACAAGGGCAACAGGGGGAATAATAAGGAGTTCCGGAAAGGTTATGGCGGTGTTCTGCCTTCCAGGTAGCCTCGGAGCGGCTAAGACGGGGATAAAGATTATCCTCAACGAGGCCGGCCACGTTCTGAAGCACGGGAGGGAGTGA
- a CDS encoding asparaginase, giving the protein MKILILGTGGTIASAKTERGYKASLSVDEILKIAGIKKRDGVKLESRDILNLDSTLLQPEDWKTIGKAVFEAFGEYDGVVITHGTDTLAYTSSALSFMIRNPPVPVVLTGSMLPITEPESDAPRNLRTALTFAEKGFPGIYVAFMDKIMLGTRVSKVHSTGLNAFQSVNYPDIAYVKEGKLLVRHRPPLPTGEPEFDPDIDPNVAHLRLTPGLSPEVFLAVANNVHGIILEGYGAGGIPYRGRDLLSAVENVSGKKPVVMTTQALYGGVDLTRYEVGRRALEAGVIPAGDMTKEATLVKLMWALGHTRDVAEIREIMGKNLAGEVREV; this is encoded by the coding sequence TTGAAAATTCTCATACTCGGGACAGGGGGCACGATAGCGAGCGCAAAAACTGAGAGGGGATACAAAGCCTCACTGAGCGTAGACGAGATTCTCAAAATTGCCGGGATCAAAAAAAGAGATGGAGTCAAGCTAGAAAGTAGGGACATCCTTAACCTGGACAGTACCTTACTTCAGCCCGAGGACTGGAAAACAATAGGTAAAGCCGTCTTCGAGGCCTTTGGTGAGTACGACGGGGTGGTAATAACCCACGGAACCGACACTCTCGCTTATACCTCCTCGGCTCTGAGCTTCATGATAAGGAACCCACCGGTTCCGGTGGTTCTCACGGGTTCTATGCTCCCGATAACCGAGCCGGAAAGCGACGCGCCGAGAAACCTCAGAACGGCCTTAACCTTTGCCGAAAAGGGCTTTCCGGGCATATACGTGGCCTTTATGGATAAAATCATGCTTGGAACGAGGGTTTCGAAGGTTCATTCCACTGGCCTAAACGCCTTCCAGAGTGTGAACTATCCCGATATAGCCTACGTCAAGGAGGGAAAACTTCTCGTAAGGCACAGGCCTCCGCTCCCCACGGGTGAGCCTGAGTTCGATCCCGACATCGACCCCAACGTCGCCCACCTTCGACTCACCCCAGGTCTCTCTCCGGAAGTTTTTCTGGCGGTAGCGAATAATGTCCACGGAATAATTCTTGAGGGCTATGGTGCCGGAGGGATTCCTTACAGGGGAAGGGATCTCCTTTCTGCGGTAGAAAATGTTAGCGGGAAAAAGCCTGTGGTCATGACTACTCAGGCACTCTACGGCGGTGTGGATCTCACGAGGTATGAGGTTGGAAGACGGGCTTTAGAAGCCGGTGTAATTCCTGCCGGGGACATGACAAAGGAGGCAACGCTTGTGAAGCTCATGTGGGCCCTTGGGCACACGAGAGACGTTGCCGAGATAAGGGAAATAATGGGGAAAAACCTAGCGGGAGAAGTGAGGGAGGTTTAG
- a CDS encoding DmpA family aminopeptidase, with the protein MKAPELGIRIGLHEHGKRNSIADLGIRVGHTTLIEGENIRTGVTVLLPPVKNPYRERLFASTFVMNGFSKPIGFVQVDELGYIETPIALTNTLSVYTVASAMVRHMIELNSDLRSVSPVVMECNDSYLNDIRRMAVREEHYFEAVKSAKLDFEEGSVGAGTGMSAFEFKGGIGSSSRVVEIGGEEYTVASLVLANFGRREDLTIAGVPVGLYLKDYPGRGTSGKGSISMVVATDAPLTARQLKRLAKRAVVGLARTGGYAYHGSGDVVLAFSTAQTVPMGKEPEFVSFLPDNSLSRLFRATAEATEEAIINALLQAKTVEGNGHVRYALPMEKVLEILEKHGMIERA; encoded by the coding sequence ATGAAGGCCCCAGAGCTGGGAATAAGAATTGGCCTCCACGAGCACGGAAAGAGGAACTCCATAGCGGACCTGGGCATCAGGGTCGGTCACACAACCCTCATCGAAGGCGAGAACATCAGAACCGGCGTTACAGTTCTTTTACCACCCGTGAAAAACCCCTATCGAGAGAGGCTTTTTGCCTCCACCTTCGTCATGAACGGCTTTTCCAAACCGATAGGCTTCGTTCAGGTCGATGAGCTCGGCTACATCGAGACGCCCATTGCCCTAACCAATACGCTGAGTGTCTATACTGTTGCGAGCGCGATGGTTAGACACATGATCGAGCTAAATTCCGATTTAAGGAGCGTCTCGCCCGTTGTCATGGAGTGCAACGACTCCTACCTGAACGACATTCGGAGGATGGCCGTTCGTGAGGAGCACTACTTCGAGGCCGTTAAGAGCGCCAAACTCGACTTCGAGGAGGGTTCCGTTGGAGCAGGAACCGGAATGAGCGCCTTCGAGTTCAAGGGTGGAATCGGCTCATCATCAAGGGTCGTTGAAATCGGTGGCGAAGAATACACGGTAGCTTCCCTCGTCCTGGCGAACTTCGGGAGGAGAGAGGACTTGACTATCGCCGGCGTCCCGGTTGGGCTCTACCTGAAGGACTACCCCGGGAGAGGTACATCTGGAAAGGGCAGCATTTCTATGGTAGTTGCCACAGACGCTCCTCTTACGGCGAGGCAGTTGAAGAGACTCGCAAAGAGGGCCGTTGTGGGGTTGGCGAGAACAGGAGGCTACGCCTACCACGGAAGCGGCGACGTTGTTCTAGCTTTCTCTACAGCCCAGACGGTTCCAATGGGGAAGGAACCCGAATTCGTGAGTTTCCTGCCCGATAACTCCCTCAGCAGGCTCTTCAGAGCTACCGCCGAGGCAACGGAAGAGGCGATAATCAACGCTCTCCTGCAGGCGAAAACAGTTGAAGGCAACGGACACGTAAGATATGCGCTGCCCATGGAGAAGGTTCTTGAAATTCTGGAGAAGCACGGGATGATTGAGCGTGCGTAG
- a CDS encoding PadR family transcriptional regulator, whose product MIRRVILGFMGIHVLHHASREGVTGKFMMEELRKHSYNVSPGTIYPLLHRMEAMGLLESRFEVRNGKRVRVYTITPEGSRLLGEARKMVKELCNEVLGE is encoded by the coding sequence ATGATAAGGCGCGTAATCTTGGGCTTTATGGGGATTCACGTCCTCCACCACGCCAGCAGGGAGGGAGTGACTGGGAAGTTTATGATGGAAGAGCTCAGAAAACACAGCTACAACGTCAGTCCCGGAACGATCTACCCCCTCCTCCACAGAATGGAGGCGATGGGCCTCCTGGAGAGCAGGTTTGAGGTCAGAAACGGGAAGCGTGTACGGGTGTACACTATCACCCCCGAAGGTAGTAGGCTTCTCGGCGAGGCCAGGAAGATGGTTAAAGAGCTCTGCAACGAGGTGTTGGGGGAGTGA
- a CDS encoding WD40 repeat domain-containing protein: protein MKKLVTAVLALLFATVLIPVSAQPTWAWHYHDDCIVFSVAFNNNGDLGLGFGYYAIILNKNGERLLRAPVRGFAYSAALSDSDTLIIGTDGNWVQFFEPGKGLTAEYKTGDVVWAVDISPDGRYAVAGSGDGNVYFFENQKLKWKHDTGAFVWTVDLFGDKVLAGNDNGDLVALGLDGSELFSKHFDGQVRNVYGSKDMIVALILSSDESWSEVVALDWSGNELWGKHFDGKVMKIGFDGENVAVAGALDRIVLLDKNGNEVYSVPFFLEAFDVDTARGYTIVAGGDDALFIGPDGNVLWDYYPNETVERVAISKDARYLAVTHRVHGKEMCEGTVDFAILGGTSNPVETTTEKTGKRGLGNPLVAGGIILAVLIAGLFAWREMRE, encoded by the coding sequence ATGAAAAAGTTAGTCACGGCTGTACTCGCGCTTCTCTTTGCCACTGTACTCATCCCCGTTTCTGCTCAGCCCACTTGGGCGTGGCACTACCACGACGACTGCATAGTGTTTTCCGTTGCCTTCAATAACAACGGAGATCTTGGCTTGGGCTTCGGCTACTATGCCATAATCCTGAACAAAAACGGCGAGAGACTCCTCCGTGCCCCCGTTAGGGGGTTCGCCTACTCCGCGGCACTGAGTGACAGCGATACCTTGATCATAGGAACCGACGGAAACTGGGTGCAGTTCTTTGAGCCTGGAAAGGGACTAACCGCGGAGTACAAAACCGGCGACGTCGTGTGGGCCGTTGACATCTCGCCCGATGGCAGATACGCCGTTGCCGGAAGCGGCGATGGGAACGTTTACTTCTTTGAGAACCAGAAGCTGAAGTGGAAGCACGATACGGGGGCTTTTGTGTGGACCGTCGATCTCTTTGGAGATAAGGTCCTCGCGGGCAACGATAACGGCGACCTCGTGGCCCTTGGTCTCGATGGCTCCGAGCTGTTCTCAAAGCACTTCGATGGCCAGGTAAGGAATGTCTACGGATCAAAGGACATGATAGTTGCCCTCATACTCTCCAGCGACGAGTCGTGGAGCGAGGTTGTGGCCCTCGACTGGAGCGGGAACGAGCTCTGGGGAAAGCACTTCGACGGAAAGGTTATGAAGATCGGCTTCGACGGTGAGAACGTTGCCGTTGCAGGTGCGCTCGATAGGATAGTGCTCCTCGACAAAAACGGGAACGAGGTTTACTCCGTCCCCTTCTTCCTAGAGGCCTTTGATGTGGACACGGCGAGGGGCTACACCATCGTGGCCGGTGGTGACGATGCCCTCTTCATAGGGCCCGACGGGAACGTCCTCTGGGACTATTATCCCAACGAGACCGTTGAGCGGGTGGCCATTTCAAAGGACGCCCGCTATTTAGCTGTGACTCATAGGGTTCACGGAAAGGAGATGTGTGAAGGCACGGTCGACTTTGCGATTCTCGGTGGAACTTCCAACCCGGTTGAAACCACGACGGAAAAAACCGGCAAGAGGGGCCTTGGAAACCCGCTCGTTGCTGGAGGAATAATACTCGCCGTCCTGATAGCGGGTCTCTTCGCCTGGAGGGAGATGAGAGAGTGA